From Rickettsia endosymbiont of Ceutorhynchus obstrictus, a single genomic window includes:
- the hemJ gene encoding protoporphyrinogen oxidase HemJ, translating to MANYYLWFKAIHLISAICWMLGLLYLPRMYVYHTKVKIGGEADKMLQVMELKLMRIIMNPTMISTFIFGIINAYIYGIVALGVWFHVKMLAVVILVIFHGLLARWRKDFATGKNTHSEKFYRLVNEIPTVCMVVAVTMVIVKPFE from the coding sequence ATGGCAAATTATTATCTATGGTTTAAAGCAATTCATCTAATATCCGCGATATGCTGGATGCTAGGGTTGTTATATTTACCACGTATGTATGTTTATCATACTAAGGTAAAAATCGGCGGGGAAGCCGATAAAATGCTGCAAGTGATGGAATTAAAGTTAATGCGGATTATCATGAATCCGACCATGATCAGCACCTTTATTTTCGGTATCATAAATGCTTATATTTACGGAATAGTTGCGTTAGGTGTTTGGTTTCATGTTAAAATGCTAGCAGTTGTAATTTTAGTTATTTTTCATGGGTTACTTGCCAGATGGCGTAAAGATTTTGCAACCGGCAAAAACACCCATTCCGAAAAATTTTATCGTCTTGTTAACGAGATTCCCACAGTTTGTATGGTTGTAGCCGTCACTATGGTCATAGTGAAGCCGTTTGAGTAG
- the hemH gene encoding ferrochelatase, whose translation MSKKIAIILFNLGGPDSLKSVKPFLFNLFYDKAIINLPNPWRFVIAKIISITRNKKSQKIYSLIGNKSPLLAETEAQKLALTKELQKTIKEDFSIFIAMRYFSPTSTEVIKQIEKYAPSEIILLPLYPQFSATTTGSSVKDFINNFNGNIPIKTICCYPRQADFIKAHVSLIKKYLADKDNCRIIFSAHGLPEKIITAGDPYQWQIEETVRLVVKELNIDNLDYKVTYQSKVGPVEWLKPNTEDEIEIAGTVKKNLIIVPIAFVSEHVETLVELDIEYKLIADKYGIAYTRIPTLRVNKIFINGLAKIVLGLINIKADEKGNNLIVSAEGKRICPPKFTMCLCKK comes from the coding sequence ATGTCAAAAAAAATAGCTATTATTCTTTTCAATTTAGGCGGACCGGATAGTTTAAAATCGGTAAAACCGTTTTTATTTAATTTATTTTACGATAAGGCAATTATTAACCTGCCGAACCCTTGGCGTTTTGTCATCGCTAAAATAATTTCTATCACGAGAAATAAAAAATCTCAAAAAATCTATTCGTTAATCGGTAATAAGTCGCCTTTACTAGCTGAAACGGAAGCGCAGAAATTAGCCTTAACTAAGGAACTGCAAAAAACTATAAAAGAAGATTTTAGTATTTTTATAGCTATGCGTTATTTTTCACCGACATCAACGGAAGTAATTAAGCAAATAGAAAAATATGCGCCGTCAGAGATAATTTTATTACCGTTATATCCACAATTTTCAGCTACTACTACCGGCTCGTCGGTTAAAGATTTTATAAATAATTTCAACGGCAATATTCCGATAAAAACGATTTGTTGTTACCCAAGGCAAGCAGATTTCATAAAAGCGCATGTTTCATTAATCAAAAAATATTTAGCAGATAAAGATAATTGTCGTATAATATTTTCGGCACATGGCTTGCCGGAAAAAATAATAACGGCAGGCGATCCTTATCAATGGCAAATAGAGGAAACCGTAAGGTTGGTAGTAAAGGAGTTAAATATCGATAATTTGGATTATAAAGTAACTTATCAAAGCAAAGTAGGACCGGTAGAGTGGTTAAAACCCAATACCGAAGATGAAATAGAGATAGCCGGAACGGTAAAAAAAAATTTAATAATAGTGCCTATTGCTTTCGTCTCCGAACATGTTGAAACTTTAGTAGAGCTTGATATAGAATATAAATTAATTGCAGATAAATACGGAATCGCTTATACTCGCATACCGACACTTAGAGTAAATAAAATTTTTATTAATGGCTTAGCAAAAATAGTATTAGGATTAATTAATATTAAAGCTGATGAAAAAGGTAATAATTTAATAGTAAGTGCTGAAGGTAAAAGAATATGTCCCCCCAAATTTACAATGTGTTTGTGTAAGAAATAA